The nucleotide window ATGCAGTTCGAACGGACACCGAACTTTTCAAGATCAAGTGCAATGGATTTCGAAAGGCCCGCAATGCCGAGCTTCGCCGCGCTGTAGTTGGCCTGCGCAAGATTGCCGATCAGGCCCGACGTGGACGTCATATGCACGAACGCCCCGCTGCGCTGTTCCTTGAAGTGGTCGGCTGCGGCGCGCGAGACATAGTACGAGCCGTAGAGGTGAACCTTCAGCACGGCGTCCCACTCTTCTTCGCTCATCTTGTGGAAGAAGCGGTCGCGCAGGATGCCCGCGTTATTCACCACGCAATCGATGCGCCCGAACACGTCCAGCGCGTTCTGCACGATGCGCCCGGCGCCTGCGGCGTCGGCCACGCTGTCGGTGTTCGCGGTGGCCTGCCCGTCGAAAGACTTGATCTCGTTTACCACGGCCTGCGCGGGGCCGTCGTTGTGGCCCTCGCCGGTGAGCGAGGCACCCACGTCGTTCACCACGACTTTCGCACCGTGGCGCGCCATCATGAGCGCGATGTCGCGGCCAATGCCCCCGCCTGACCCCGTCACCACCACGACCTTACCGTCCAGCATTCGTTGCGTCGTCATCGTTTTCGCTCCTCCAGCCCGCTGTGCGCCGGGCATTCATTCGAATTGAATCGTTATGCGGCAAGCTGTGCCGTTCGTGTTGCAGCTTGACGCATCGGGTACGCCTGCACAATTTGGATATGCCGAACGCCCGTTTCGGCCAGGATTAACCCGTACTATCGCTAATGGCGTGCATTGCGCTGCGGCGCAATAATGCTCAGAGTCTGCTCGTCGCCAGGGTTTCACGCGTCCCTCAAGCAAACGAGCAGGCAGACGTAGGCAAGAAAACCCGCTGAAATTGGAGTCACGGCAAGTCAACCCATGCATTTCGATCTCGTCGACCTGAAGCTCTTCACCCACGTAGCCGAGGCGAGCAGCCTCACACGCGGCGCGGAACGCGCGCACCTTTCGCTGCCCGCGGCGAGCACGCGCATCAAGAATCTTGAAGAACAGGTGGGCGTGAAACTCTTGAGCCGCACGAGCCAGGGGGTCACGCTAACGGGGCCCGGCGAGACGCTGCTCGCGCATGCGCGGCGAGTGCTCAAGCAACTCGAGCAACTCACGGGAGACCTGCAAGAGTACTCGCAGGGCGTGAAGGGCCATGTCCGCGTGTTTGCGAACACGACGGCGATGAGCGAGTTCCTGCCCGCCGTGCTGCGCACCTACCTCATCAATCATCCCGACGTGTACGTGGACATTCACGAGCGTCTTTCGCCCGACATCGTGCGCGCCGTGCAGGACGGTACGATCGATATCGGCATCGTGGCCGGCAATGTGCGCACCGAGGGACTGCAGGTGCTGCCCTACCGGCGCGACCGCCTCGTGCTCGTCACGGCGCTCAGCCACCCGCTTGCGCAAGCGAGCGAAATCGCATTTGCCGACACGCTCGACTACGACTTCATCGGGCCGCCCGATGAAAGCGCGATTTTCTCGTTCCTCAAGCGCGCCTCATCGGATTTGCAGCGCACGATCCGCTGGCGCATCCAGATCGGTAATTTCGAGGCCGCGTGCCGCATGATCGAGGCGAACATCGGCATTGGTGTACTGCCCGAGGGCACGGCGCGCCGCCACGCGCAAACCATGTCGCTGAAGATCGTGCCGCTCACCGATGAATGGGCCGTGCGCAAACTGCAGATCTGCATGGCCGACCGCGACGCGCTGCCGCTTTTCGCGCGCAAGCTCGTCGATCTGCTGGTGGCCGACGGCATCGGCAGACTCGAATAAATCCATGACGCGGCGCGCGTGCTGCGCGCCGCGCCTCATGCTTACCGGCCGCCCGCCGCGCGAATCATGTTGCGCGCAATGACGATCTGCTGGATCTGGCTCGTGCCTTCGTAAATACGGAAAATGCGCACGTCGCGGAAGAAACGCTCGATGCCATAGTCGGACATATACCCGGCGCCGCCGAAGATCTGCACCGCACGGTCGGCCACACGCCCGCACATCTCGGATGCAAAGAGTTTCGCACACGCGGCTTCCGTACTCACGTTCTGGCCTGCGTCGCGGCGGCGCGCGGCGTCGAGCACCATGCAGCGCGCCGCATAGAGTTCCGTCTGGCTATCCGCGAGCATGGCTTGCACGAGCTGGAACTCGGCGATCTTCTCGCCGAACTGCTCGCGCTCCATCGCGTAGCGCAGCGCGTCGTCGAGCATGCGCTGCGCCACGCCCACGCAAATCGCGGCGATATGGATGCGTCCCTTGTCGAGCACCTTCATCGCTGTCTTGAAGCCCACGCCCTCCTTGCCGCCGATGATGTTTTCCACGGGCACCTTCACGTCCTCGAAGATGACGTCGCACGTATGCGCGCCGCGCTGCCCCATCTTCTTGTCGCGCTTGCCGAAGCTGATGCCCGGCGTTTTCGCATCGACGATGAACGAGGTGATGCCGCCCGCGCGCGGTTCGTCGGGGTTGGTGCGCGCCATCAACGTGAACATGCCGGCCTGCGGCGCATTCGTGATGAACCGTTTGGTGCCGTTCACGACGTAATGGTCGCCGCGCCGCTCGGCGCGTGTCTTGATCGATGCGGCGTCAGAGCCAGCGCCCGGCTCCGTGAGCGCGAAGCTTGCGATGATCTCGCCGCTTGCAAGCTTTGGCAGCCACGTGGCCTTTTGCTCTTCGGTGCCGTCGATCACGATGCCCTGCGAGCCGATGCCCACCGTCGTGCCGATGATCGAGCGAAATGCTGGCGAGGTCTTGCCCAGTTCGAACATCACGAGCACCTCTTCTTCCATCGTGAGATCGAGGCCGCCGTATTGCTCCGGTATGGTCAGGCCAAAAAGGCCCATGGCCTTCATGTCGTCGACGATATCGGCCGGAATCTCATCCGTTTCGGCTACGCGCTCTTCGTTCGGCACGAGACGCTCTCGCACGAAGCGCGCGACGTTGTCGAGCAGAACGTTCATCGTTTCCTGGTCGCGAATCATGGTGTATGCCCTGCAATCGTTGATCGGGCGGCACGGCGCCGCCCGTGAGAAGGAAAAAATCAGGAATGCTCAGCGAGCGCGCGTGGCGCGTTTGGCCATTTCGCGCAGCGGCTGCTTTTGCAGCTTGCCGCTCGCCGTGGTCGGGATCATGTCGATGGTCACGATTTCCGAGGGCCGCTTGTAGGCCGAGAGCCGCTCGCTCAGGTAGTGTGCGAGATCGGCTGAGTCGATCGTCGCGCCCTCCTTCGCTTCCACGAAGGCCACGACTTCCTCGTTGCCATCGGCGTCGCGCCGCCCCACCACCGCGCTCTGACGCACCGACTCATAGGTGTTGATGACCGACTCGACCTCGATGGGATAGACGTTGAAGCCCGAGCGGATGATGAGATCCTTCGAGCGCCCCACGATGAAGAGCGCGCCGTCTGCGTCGAGCCGCCCGAGATCGCCGGTCTTGAGCCAGCCTTGCGCGTCGAGCACTTCGGCGGTCAGTCCCGGCTCGCGATAGTAGCCATGCATGACGCCGGGGCCTCGCACCCACAGTTCACCCGCTTCGCCGCGCGGCGCATCCTCGCCGTCGTGCCCGACCACGCGCAACTCGGCGCCCTCGACGATCTCGCCTGCGGAGACGTCCTTGCGCGGACGCTCCATGCGCGTGATGAAGAGCGAGCCCGCGTACTCGGTCATGCCGTAGCCGTGATGCAGCGGCATGCCGAAGAGCGTTTCGACCTGCTGCTTGAGCGTGGGATCGAGCGGACCGCCGCCCGTATAGAGGTAGCGCAGACGCGGCGCGTGCACGGTACCGCCATGCTCACGCACATAGGCGACGATGCGCGTGAAGAGCGTAGGCACGCCCTGAAGAATGGAGATTTCGGCAGCGCCGAGCGCCTTCACGACCTCCTCCGCCGAAAAGCGCGCCGCGAGATGCAGGCTCGCGCCCGCCTCGAAGGTGGCGAGCAGAAGCGTGGCGAGGCCGAAGATATGCGACATCGGCATGACCGCGTACGCGCAGTCCGCCTGCGTCATGTCGCGCGACGTGGCCGAGACATGCGCGAAATGCAGCAAGCCGCGATGCGTGGCCATCACGCCCTTGGGCTGGCCCGTCGTGCCCGACGTATAGATGAGCACCGCGACCTCGTGCGCGAGCGCTTCGGCCTCGCGCACGGCGTGGGTGTCGGGTGCGGCCATCATGAGCGGCCCGAGTCCGGCGGGTGCGATTTCGCGCGCGCGATAGCGCACGCCGTGACGCAGCGCGTCAGGCGACGCACCGTGCGTAAACAGCATGAGACGCGGCCCGCAATGCGCGCGGATCGCCTCAATCTCGCGCTCCGAAAGCCGCGCGTTGACCACGGCCGGCCACGCGCCGATTTCCGAAAGCGCGAACAGCAGCGTCACCACGGCCGAGCAGTTTTCGGCCACGATGAGCACGCGATCGCCCACGTCCACGCCCTGCTCGCGCAAAAACCGCTGCGCCTGCCCAACGTCACTCCAGAGTTGCCCGAAGCTCGTCACCCTTGTTTCTTCGCGAATCGCGACGGCCTCGGGCGACACCTCCGCCCAGTGCCGCGCAATATCGCTGATCTTGCGCGCCGCTCGCCTCACCACTGCCACCTCCCGTCGTTGCTCTTTGACTGCGTACGGCGCGCCTTGGCACGCCGCATCGCGACAGGTATCAGTGTGGTTCAGGCGCGGCCTGCCAACAATTCGTTTTCGATAAAGCCGGCATTCGTCTGCCGAGAAGTCGGAATTCACCCCGATGGCCGGGGCTTCGAGGCGA belongs to Paraburkholderia flagellata and includes:
- a CDS encoding SDR family NAD(P)-dependent oxidoreductase, yielding MLDGKVVVVTGSGGGIGRDIALMMARHGAKVVVNDVGASLTGEGHNDGPAQAVVNEIKSFDGQATANTDSVADAAGAGRIVQNALDVFGRIDCVVNNAGILRDRFFHKMSEEEWDAVLKVHLYGSYYVSRAAADHFKEQRSGAFVHMTSTSGLIGNLAQANYSAAKLGIAGLSKSIALDLEKFGVRSNCIAPFAWSRMINSIKIDSPEQEARVAKIKQMTPAKIAPLAVYLASEQAADVTGQIFAVRNNEIFLMSQPRPVRSVHRGEGWTPETIAEHAMPALRKSFHTLDVSADVFSWDPV
- a CDS encoding LysR family transcriptional regulator; this translates as MHFDLVDLKLFTHVAEASSLTRGAERAHLSLPAASTRIKNLEEQVGVKLLSRTSQGVTLTGPGETLLAHARRVLKQLEQLTGDLQEYSQGVKGHVRVFANTTAMSEFLPAVLRTYLINHPDVYVDIHERLSPDIVRAVQDGTIDIGIVAGNVRTEGLQVLPYRRDRLVLVTALSHPLAQASEIAFADTLDYDFIGPPDESAIFSFLKRASSDLQRTIRWRIQIGNFEAACRMIEANIGIGVLPEGTARRHAQTMSLKIVPLTDEWAVRKLQICMADRDALPLFARKLVDLLVADGIGRLE
- a CDS encoding acyl-CoA dehydrogenase family protein; the encoded protein is MIRDQETMNVLLDNVARFVRERLVPNEERVAETDEIPADIVDDMKAMGLFGLTIPEQYGGLDLTMEEEVLVMFELGKTSPAFRSIIGTTVGIGSQGIVIDGTEEQKATWLPKLASGEIIASFALTEPGAGSDAASIKTRAERRGDHYVVNGTKRFITNAPQAGMFTLMARTNPDEPRAGGITSFIVDAKTPGISFGKRDKKMGQRGAHTCDVIFEDVKVPVENIIGGKEGVGFKTAMKVLDKGRIHIAAICVGVAQRMLDDALRYAMEREQFGEKIAEFQLVQAMLADSQTELYAARCMVLDAARRRDAGQNVSTEAACAKLFASEMCGRVADRAVQIFGGAGYMSDYGIERFFRDVRIFRIYEGTSQIQQIVIARNMIRAAGGR
- a CDS encoding class I adenylate-forming enzyme family protein, with the protein product MVRRAARKISDIARHWAEVSPEAVAIREETRVTSFGQLWSDVGQAQRFLREQGVDVGDRVLIVAENCSAVVTLLFALSEIGAWPAVVNARLSEREIEAIRAHCGPRLMLFTHGASPDALRHGVRYRAREIAPAGLGPLMMAAPDTHAVREAEALAHEVAVLIYTSGTTGQPKGVMATHRGLLHFAHVSATSRDMTQADCAYAVMPMSHIFGLATLLLATFEAGASLHLAARFSAEEVVKALGAAEISILQGVPTLFTRIVAYVREHGGTVHAPRLRYLYTGGGPLDPTLKQQVETLFGMPLHHGYGMTEYAGSLFITRMERPRKDVSAGEIVEGAELRVVGHDGEDAPRGEAGELWVRGPGVMHGYYREPGLTAEVLDAQGWLKTGDLGRLDADGALFIVGRSKDLIIRSGFNVYPIEVESVINTYESVRQSAVVGRRDADGNEEVVAFVEAKEGATIDSADLAHYLSERLSAYKRPSEIVTIDMIPTTASGKLQKQPLREMAKRATRAR